The Apibacter raozihei genome contains a region encoding:
- a CDS encoding glycosyltransferase family 4 protein: protein MKIHYACFDAFPTSKGASTHIYHTIKALEPLTDRLNLYCLRGGDDAGKDFGNATYIYDFHYPDKGDNYPKKAGLFTEKIFDCMEVAREEGIAQFRDIWGGLGMINRPNLKTIFEVNALTSLELPVRYPLLTESFIKNIEQLENTCLQSCNHIITPSAVTKKYIESRFQISESKITVIPNGAEIDISTRVVDSLPADYLVYFGALQPWQGVDILIKSFKYLEDYPQLKLIICSSVKEKFNKNYDKLIQNLGFKDKIIFYNELDKESLHYIIKNSKASVAPLKFGDRNMVQGCCPIKILETMASKTPLIASDLPVVRELIGENYAFLFEPEDETDLSRCIRFILDNPTPAKDKAFQGYEFFKAHFTWQHHTKKLQDVYFKLYKS, encoded by the coding sequence ATGAAGATTCATTATGCCTGTTTTGACGCCTTTCCTACAAGTAAGGGCGCTTCTACACACATATACCATACGATTAAGGCCTTAGAGCCACTTACCGATAGATTAAATTTATATTGTCTGAGGGGAGGAGACGACGCTGGTAAAGACTTTGGCAATGCAACTTATATTTATGATTTCCATTATCCGGATAAAGGAGATAATTATCCTAAAAAAGCCGGACTCTTTACTGAAAAAATTTTTGATTGTATGGAGGTTGCCAGAGAAGAAGGAATTGCTCAGTTTCGTGACATATGGGGCGGTTTAGGAATGATTAACCGGCCTAACTTGAAGACGATATTTGAAGTAAATGCACTAACTTCTTTAGAATTACCGGTACGTTATCCCTTATTAACCGAAAGTTTTATAAAGAATATAGAACAATTGGAAAATACATGTTTACAATCCTGTAATCATATTATAACCCCCTCGGCGGTAACAAAAAAATATATCGAATCCAGATTTCAGATTTCTGAATCTAAAATTACGGTTATACCCAATGGTGCCGAAATAGATATAAGTACCAGGGTAGTAGATTCTTTACCTGCCGACTATCTGGTCTATTTCGGAGCCCTACAGCCCTGGCAGGGAGTAGATATTTTAATCAAATCATTTAAATATCTGGAAGATTATCCTCAATTAAAGCTGATCATTTGTTCTTCCGTAAAAGAAAAATTTAATAAAAATTACGATAAACTCATTCAAAATTTAGGGTTTAAAGATAAAATCATATTTTATAATGAACTAGATAAAGAAAGTTTACATTATATAATTAAAAACTCCAAGGCTTCGGTTGCTCCACTAAAATTTGGTGACAGAAACATGGTACAAGGCTGCTGCCCTATAAAAATTTTGGAAACTATGGCTAGCAAAACGCCGTTGATAGCCTCTGATTTACCCGTCGTACGAGAACTTATTGGTGAAAATTATGCTTTTCTTTTTGAACCCGAGGATGAAACAGATTTAAGCAGATGCATACGGTTTATACTGGATAATCCAACCCCAGCTAAGGATAAAGCCTTTCAGGGATATGAATTTTTTAAAGCTCATTTTACCTGGCAGCATCATACAAAAAAACTTCAGGATGTTTATTTTAAATTATATAAATCATAA
- the ureE gene encoding urease accessory protein UreE, which produces MVIIDKIIGNSKDIDIPTKNIDFFNIEWFEAGKKILRKKTEQGREISLRLLKEGLRLKEGDILKIDSENAVIVNILPCDAIKIVPKTLLEMGSVCYEIGNKHLPLFIQQESVLIPYEEPIFRWLQVKEYRPEKTKEKLTCILNSTVRPHSHSGGIGTSILSKLINLSSNK; this is translated from the coding sequence ATGGTTATAATAGATAAAATAATAGGAAACAGTAAAGATATAGATATCCCTACTAAAAATATAGATTTTTTTAATATTGAATGGTTTGAAGCAGGTAAGAAAATTCTCAGGAAAAAAACCGAGCAGGGAAGAGAAATATCTTTGCGATTGTTGAAAGAAGGTCTAAGATTAAAAGAAGGAGATATTTTAAAAATAGATTCTGAAAATGCTGTTATCGTGAATATTTTACCTTGCGATGCAATTAAAATAGTCCCAAAGACTCTCTTAGAGATGGGGAGTGTTTGCTACGAAATAGGGAATAAACATCTTCCCCTGTTTATTCAGCAGGAATCTGTATTAATACCTTATGAAGAACCCATATTCAGATGGTTACAGGTAAAAGAATATCGTCCTGAAAAAACAAAGGAAAAACTTACCTGTATACTTAACTCCACTGTGCGGCCCCATAGCCATTCAGGAGGAATAGGAACATCCATTCTATCAAAGCTAATAAACTTGTCGTCAAATAAATGA
- the ureA gene encoding urease subunit gamma, protein MRLTSKETEKLLLHLAGELAYKRKSRGLKLNYPESVAYISSHLLEAARDGKSVAELMQYGATLLKKEDVMEGIAEMITEIQIEATFPDGTKLVTVHLPIRN, encoded by the coding sequence ATGCGACTTACAAGCAAAGAAACAGAAAAATTACTGTTGCATCTGGCAGGAGAATTGGCATATAAGAGAAAAAGCAGAGGTTTAAAACTTAATTATCCGGAGTCGGTGGCTTATATTTCTAGTCATTTGCTGGAAGCAGCAAGAGACGGAAAATCCGTAGCCGAACTAATGCAATATGGAGCAACACTTTTAAAAAAAGAAGATGTAATGGAAGGAATTGCAGAAATGATTACTGAAATTCAGATCGAAGCAACTTTTCCGGATGGAACCAAATTAGTGACCGTACATTTACCCATCAGAAATTAA
- the ureB gene encoding urease subunit beta — MIPGEYFIKDGDIECNKNRETVILKIINTGDRPVQVGSHCHFFETNKALSFDREKAFGKRLNIAAGTAVRFEPGEGKKVELVEYGGRKYAFGHNNLVDGDTTTDSQKKKSMHKMEEEKFKNSRE; from the coding sequence ATGATACCAGGAGAATATTTTATTAAAGACGGTGATATTGAATGTAATAAAAACAGAGAAACCGTAATTCTGAAAATTATAAATACCGGAGACAGGCCGGTACAGGTAGGCTCGCATTGTCATTTTTTTGAAACTAACAAAGCCCTGAGTTTTGATAGAGAGAAAGCCTTCGGTAAACGTCTGAATATAGCTGCGGGGACTGCCGTACGTTTTGAACCGGGAGAAGGAAAAAAGGTTGAGCTGGTAGAATATGGCGGACGTAAATATGCCTTTGGACATAACAATCTGGTGGATGGTGATACAACAACAGATTCTCAAAAAAAGAAAAGTATGCATAAGATGGAAGAAGAAAAATTTAAAAACAGCCGAGAATGA
- a CDS encoding glycosyltransferase family 4 protein: protein MKILFVTQNYYPSKGGMAESCRRIVGNLRKNKLTIHIFHFNSKTETCFFRTENSGSYMSVPIYRTEEYTLNIAAKYLETVSDKIEFDVIVAFGGYLPLTWVPIISKYNSKPYYTFIRGNDFDEFIFSKKREILFYALQNSTAICCVCKEKQIKIKKLFPKVEVFYTPNGIDSSKWILSPKEQEKVTILKEKSLGRKIILLAGQLKFKKGIAGFIDSFQTFPYNQEYEIWLVGDISASLQEYLASTKILYQIFSFATKEEIKQYYAAVDIVCIPSLYDGMPNVLLESAASKKMVIASDTGGMPDVIENKVSGLLYNPLKPNALLEVLLHYQFLKEEDRLKMIDSLHQTVKENFTEKKELNNYLNIIQK from the coding sequence ATGAAAATACTTTTTGTAACACAAAATTATTATCCCTCCAAAGGTGGAATGGCAGAGTCTTGCAGGAGAATTGTCGGCAATCTCAGGAAAAATAAATTAACCATACATATATTTCATTTTAACTCAAAAACTGAGACTTGTTTTTTTCGAACTGAGAATTCCGGCTCTTACATGTCGGTCCCTATTTACAGGACTGAAGAATACACCTTGAATATAGCTGCTAAATATTTGGAAACGGTTTCCGATAAAATAGAATTTGATGTTATTGTGGCTTTTGGAGGATATTTACCCCTTACGTGGGTTCCAATTATAAGTAAGTATAATTCAAAGCCTTATTATACCTTTATAAGAGGGAATGACTTTGATGAGTTTATTTTTTCAAAAAAGAGAGAAATTTTATTTTATGCATTGCAAAACTCAACTGCCATATGTTGTGTATGTAAAGAAAAACAAATAAAAATAAAAAAACTATTTCCCAAAGTAGAAGTATTTTATACACCGAATGGAATCGACAGCTCTAAATGGATTCTTTCACCCAAAGAACAGGAAAAAGTAACAATTCTGAAAGAAAAATCTTTAGGAAGAAAAATTATATTACTAGCTGGACAGTTAAAATTTAAAAAAGGAATAGCTGGTTTTATAGATAGTTTTCAAACATTTCCCTATAATCAGGAATATGAAATTTGGTTAGTTGGAGATATTTCTGCTTCATTACAGGAATATCTGGCATCAACCAAGATATTGTATCAGATATTTTCATTTGCTACAAAAGAAGAGATTAAACAGTATTATGCGGCCGTAGACATAGTATGTATACCCTCTTTGTATGACGGAATGCCCAATGTACTACTGGAATCTGCTGCCTCAAAAAAAATGGTTATAGCATCTGATACGGGGGGAATGCCAGATGTTATTGAAAACAAGGTATCAGGACTTTTATATAATCCCTTGAAACCCAATGCACTTTTAGAAGTATTACTTCATTATCAATTTCTTAAAGAGGAAGATAGATTAAAAATGATAGATTCATTACACCAAACAGTAAAAGAAAATTTTACAGAGAAAAAAGAACTTAATAATTACTTAAATATAATACAAAAATGA
- the ureC gene encoding urease subunit alpha, whose translation MSLRINKAKYADMFGPTVGDKIRLADTDLIIEIEKDYTVYGDENKFGGGKTVRDGMAQSANATREEHVLDLLITNVIILDHSGIYKADLGIKDGKIKAIGKAGNPDIMDGVHPDMVIGASTEVHGGEGLIITAGGIDTHIHFICPQQIEHALYSGVTTMIGGGTGPADGTNATTATPGQWNLEKMLQSAEAFPMNLGFFGKGNCSSEEPLEEQVKAGALGLKIHEDWGATPAVIDAALKVADKYDVQVAIHTDTLNETGFLEDTVNAIAGRVIHTFHTEGAGGGHAPDIIKIAMYPNVLPASTNPTRPYTVNTIDEHLDMLMVCHHLSKKIPEDVAFADSRIRPETIAAEDILHDMGVFSIMSSDAQAMGRVGEVIIRTWQTADKMKKQRSFLPEDEKNGNDNFRAKRYIAKYTINPAIAQGISEYIGSVETGKFADLVLWKPAFFGVKPEIIIKGGCIVAARMGDPNASIPTPQPLLYRNMFGAYGKALTRTSITFVSQASIENGIIEKYGLQKMVLPVKNCRSISKKDLIHNDKTPEIEVNPENYEVKVEGRLITCEPLKEVALGQRYFLF comes from the coding sequence ATGAGCTTAAGAATAAACAAAGCCAAATATGCAGATATGTTTGGTCCGACAGTTGGAGATAAAATACGGTTGGCTGATACGGATTTAATTATAGAAATTGAAAAAGACTATACTGTATATGGAGACGAGAACAAATTTGGAGGAGGGAAGACGGTTCGAGACGGTATGGCTCAGTCGGCAAACGCTACAAGAGAAGAACATGTTTTAGATTTGTTAATCACTAATGTGATTATATTAGATCATTCAGGTATTTATAAAGCAGATTTAGGAATTAAAGACGGAAAAATTAAAGCAATAGGTAAGGCCGGAAATCCGGATATTATGGATGGTGTACATCCGGATATGGTAATAGGAGCTTCTACAGAAGTTCATGGTGGAGAAGGTTTGATAATTACGGCAGGAGGAATAGATACCCACATACATTTTATATGCCCTCAACAAATTGAACATGCGCTATACAGCGGAGTAACAACGATGATTGGAGGAGGAACCGGTCCGGCTGATGGTACTAATGCAACAACCGCTACTCCCGGGCAATGGAATCTCGAGAAAATGTTACAGTCAGCAGAAGCTTTCCCTATGAATTTAGGTTTCTTCGGAAAAGGTAATTGTTCTTCCGAAGAACCGTTGGAAGAGCAGGTTAAAGCCGGAGCTTTAGGCTTAAAGATACATGAAGACTGGGGAGCTACTCCGGCAGTTATAGATGCAGCACTAAAAGTTGCAGATAAATACGATGTACAAGTAGCCATTCATACAGACACACTTAATGAAACAGGATTTCTGGAGGATACGGTCAATGCAATAGCAGGCAGAGTTATTCATACCTTTCATACCGAAGGAGCAGGAGGTGGACATGCTCCCGATATAATTAAAATAGCCATGTATCCTAACGTTTTACCGGCATCAACTAATCCTACGAGGCCTTATACGGTGAATACCATTGATGAACATTTAGATATGCTCATGGTATGCCATCACTTAAGTAAAAAAATACCCGAAGATGTCGCATTTGCAGATTCACGCATAAGACCGGAAACTATCGCTGCAGAAGACATACTTCACGATATGGGGGTCTTCAGTATCATGAGTTCGGATGCACAGGCTATGGGGAGAGTAGGAGAAGTAATAATAAGAACCTGGCAGACAGCAGATAAGATGAAAAAACAAAGAAGTTTTTTACCAGAAGATGAAAAAAATGGAAATGATAATTTCAGAGCCAAAAGATATATTGCTAAATACACGATAAATCCTGCAATAGCGCAAGGAATATCCGAATATATAGGTTCCGTGGAAACGGGTAAATTTGCAGATTTGGTTTTATGGAAACCTGCTTTTTTTGGAGTTAAGCCCGAAATTATTATAAAAGGAGGCTGCATAGTGGCTGCAAGAATGGGCGACCCCAATGCATCCATTCCCACACCACAACCTTTATTATACAGGAATATGTTTGGCGCCTACGGAAAAGCATTGACCCGGACTTCCATAACCTTTGTATCTCAGGCATCCATTGAAAACGGAATTATTGAAAAATACGGTCTTCAAAAAATGGTACTACCTGTCAAAAACTGCCGGTCAATTTCAAAAAAGGATTTAATTCATAATGATAAAACTCCTGAGATAGAGGTAAATCCGGAAAACTATGAAGTAAAAGTAGAAGGCCGGCTAATTACCTGTGAACCTTTAAAAGAAGTAGCACTCGGACAACGTTATTTTTTATTTTAA
- a CDS encoding urease accessory protein UreF, whose product MNSYLGILLQLCDPTLPIGGYSHSNGLETYVQQNIVKDNTSAYEFIKSMIEHNWLYNDLFFVRLVYEAAENNNFEEILRLDQECTAFKTPREIRQAGRKLGIRTLKVFEPLVSSDLLNAYREAINKKLADGQYPVVFALYANEFNIPVQEALHAFLYSTTSSMITNTVKLVPLSQLAGQEILFKLQEIIEKTKEKVLHLDKSLLGTCNAGLDIRCMQHENLYSRLYMS is encoded by the coding sequence ATGAATTCATACCTGGGTATTCTTTTACAATTGTGTGATCCTACCTTGCCTATAGGTGGATATTCACATTCAAATGGTCTGGAAACATACGTTCAACAGAACATTGTAAAAGATAATACTTCAGCCTATGAATTTATCAAAAGCATGATTGAACATAACTGGCTCTATAATGATCTTTTTTTTGTAAGGCTGGTATACGAAGCAGCTGAAAATAATAATTTTGAGGAAATTCTTAGACTGGATCAGGAATGTACGGCCTTTAAAACTCCTCGGGAAATACGTCAGGCAGGTCGTAAATTAGGAATTCGGACACTTAAGGTTTTCGAACCATTAGTAAGTTCAGACCTGTTAAATGCCTATCGAGAAGCTATTAATAAAAAACTGGCTGATGGTCAATACCCTGTAGTTTTTGCTTTATATGCTAATGAATTCAATATACCTGTTCAGGAAGCATTACATGCTTTTTTATACAGCACTACCTCATCTATGATTACAAATACAGTCAAATTAGTACCCTTAAGTCAGCTGGCAGGTCAGGAAATTCTTTTCAAACTTCAGGAAATAATAGAAAAAACGAAGGAAAAAGTATTGCATTTAGACAAATCTTTATTAGGTACCTGCAACGCAGGACTTGATATTCGCTGTATGCAGCATGAAAATTTATATTCACGGTTGTATATGTCTTAA
- the ureG gene encoding urease accessory protein UreG has product MEPRKYIKIGIAGPVGSGKTALLERLTRQLADIYSIGVITNDIYTQEDAEFLTHNSLLAKERIIGVETGGCPHTAIREDASMNLEAIEELLERFPDLEIIFIESGGDNLSATFSPDLADVSIFVIDVAEGDKIPRKGGPGITRSDLLVINKIDLAPYVHADLGVMERDSRKMRNGAPFVFTNLMSCEGLDFVIGWIKKYALLEDSDEPPLLH; this is encoded by the coding sequence ATGGAACCAAGAAAATACATTAAAATAGGAATAGCAGGTCCTGTGGGATCAGGGAAAACAGCATTATTAGAGCGGTTAACTCGTCAACTGGCAGATATTTACAGCATAGGAGTGATAACCAATGATATCTACACTCAGGAAGATGCAGAATTTTTAACCCATAACAGCCTTCTTGCAAAAGAGAGGATTATTGGTGTAGAAACCGGAGGCTGTCCTCATACCGCAATTCGGGAAGATGCCAGTATGAATCTGGAGGCGATTGAAGAATTGCTGGAACGTTTTCCGGATTTAGAGATTATTTTTATTGAAAGTGGTGGAGATAATTTGTCCGCAACTTTCAGTCCCGATTTAGCGGATGTTAGTATTTTCGTTATAGATGTTGCCGAAGGGGATAAAATTCCAAGAAAAGGAGGACCTGGCATTACACGGTCAGATTTGCTGGTCATTAATAAAATAGATTTAGCTCCATATGTTCATGCAGATCTAGGTGTTATGGAAAGAGATTCACGAAAAATGAGAAATGGAGCCCCTTTTGTATTTACTAATCTGATGAGTTGTGAAGGTCTGGATTTCGTAATTGGCTGGATAAAAAAATATGCATTACTGGAAGATAGTGACGAACCTCCTTTATTACATTAA
- a CDS encoding urease accessory protein UreD, translating to MINELEITVGNEVGKSYLKDMYFTPPFKIADLSRYQARNILSLMMMSSSPGILDQDNYQIKINLEKKSRLRLETQSYQRLFQMINGAKQTVDICLDTGAQFSYIPHPVAPHKNSVYESFTRVFLEQDTTFTYSEIITCGRKYSGEIFQFRKFRNLTEIYFQNKLILKDNLYMEPEVMQLDSLGMLENYTHQATWMHIHTGSENNKTKMNHVRQMLEDEKEIVLGITEPGDWGFVIRILGNEAELIYTLFKKLEHYIENQ from the coding sequence ATGATTAACGAGCTAGAAATAACAGTAGGAAACGAAGTCGGAAAGTCCTATCTGAAAGATATGTACTTTACACCTCCGTTTAAAATTGCGGATTTAAGCAGATATCAAGCACGGAATATTCTTTCCCTTATGATGATGAGTTCCTCTCCGGGAATTTTGGATCAGGATAATTATCAGATAAAAATAAACCTGGAGAAAAAATCCAGATTACGTTTAGAAACACAGTCATATCAACGATTGTTTCAAATGATTAACGGAGCTAAACAGACCGTTGATATTTGTTTGGATACAGGAGCTCAATTTAGCTATATACCACATCCGGTAGCTCCTCATAAAAATTCAGTTTATGAATCATTTACCAGAGTGTTTTTAGAACAGGATACAACCTTCACCTACAGTGAAATCATAACCTGTGGAAGAAAATATTCCGGAGAAATATTTCAGTTTAGAAAATTCAGAAATCTTACTGAAATTTATTTTCAGAACAAATTGATTTTGAAAGATAACCTTTATATGGAGCCGGAAGTTATGCAGCTAGATTCATTAGGTATGTTAGAAAACTATACCCATCAGGCCACTTGGATGCATATACATACGGGTTCAGAAAATAACAAAACAAAAATGAATCATGTTCGGCAAATGCTGGAAGATGAGAAAGAAATAGTATTGGGTATAACCGAACCCGGAGATTGGGGTTTTGTTATCAGAATTTTAGGAAATGAAGCAGAGTTAATTTATACTTTATTCAAAAAACTAGAACATTACATAGAAAATCAATAG
- a CDS encoding LemA family protein, with protein sequence MIALLIILGLLVFVIVWFVLTYNGFVRKKANAEEGWSTIDVYLKKRNDLIPNLVETVKGYASHEATVLQNVTQARNSQAGTVKEQSEIESQVRNAMMNLYAVAENYPELKANSNFISLQQDLNSLEDDIEMARRYYNGVAKDNNVALELFPSRIVASMFNFKKFDFFEVSDPKEREAVKVAF encoded by the coding sequence ATGATTGCTTTATTAATTATTCTAGGTTTACTAGTGTTTGTAATAGTATGGTTTGTACTGACTTATAATGGTTTCGTAAGGAAAAAAGCTAATGCAGAAGAAGGCTGGAGCACAATAGATGTGTATCTTAAAAAAAGAAATGACCTTATTCCTAATTTAGTAGAAACTGTAAAAGGTTATGCTTCACATGAAGCAACGGTTCTTCAAAATGTTACACAGGCAAGAAATTCTCAGGCAGGCACGGTTAAAGAACAGTCAGAGATAGAATCTCAGGTACGAAATGCCATGATGAATTTATATGCAGTTGCTGAAAATTATCCGGAACTTAAAGCTAATTCCAATTTTATATCTTTACAGCAAGATTTAAATTCGCTCGAAGACGATATTGAAATGGCTCGAAGATATTATAACGGAGTGGCAAAAGATAACAACGTAGCACTGGAGTTATTTCCATCCAGAATAGTGGCAAGTATGTTTAACTTTAAAAAATTTGATTTTTTCGAAGTTTCAGATCCTAAAGAGAGGGAAGCGGTTAAAGTAGCTTTCTAA